The Scleropages formosus chromosome 21, fSclFor1.1, whole genome shotgun sequence DNA segment TCCTTTCACTCCTCAAGAATAAAGATCACAGACTCAGTGCTTAGAGGGCTATGCAACAGAGCTTGAAACAGATTTTCTACACCCAATGGGGTCCACTTCTGTGTTCTACACAGAGCGCGGGACCAGAAGCATCGCTTCTCACCTCGTAGCGGACATGCCTCCTACCCCATCGGCTGCTGGAATCTGTGAAGAACACAGTGCCATTGCGAGAGATCTCCAGACCATTCAGGAACCCGAACGGAATCCCATCAGCACCTGAAGTCCAGAGCAACAAATCGGTGATCAATCAGAACAGTCAATCAGTCTGGTCAGGGTCAGCAGAGTCCACACGGAGACTGCATGCCAGAGACACGGATCGATGCAAAACCAATCAACAGACCTTCCTTGCTTGATAGTAGGAGGGTCTTCTCCCCAGTCCATGGATTGACCTGGAACAGACCCAAGTATGAGTCAGCCACAATGAGCTGCCCGTGCCGATCCAGTCTCAGTCCGTGCGGACGGCCGCAGACTGGCTCAAAGTCCTGGCTGGAACCTAGGCATATATGAAGGCACACAGCAGTTCAACAGTTACCCACAGAACAAGCAGTTTTATACAGGACTACCTCATTCCTTGTGAAGGTGCCTGAAGTGCTGAAGGCTGCTGGAACTGCCTGCCTCTGATACACAACCACACTTTATTTCAGATCTCTGGTGCTCACATAACATGCTCTCCAATGTTGTAACCCTGCCTACCGTAATATTTCCCTATATTCCTTCCTGCAcctttcctctcctcttctgcccgtcacatggttgcccaTTTCAAACCCCCTGCTTTCTGCCTCTATTCTTTTCCTCTCTAGGTCCCAAGCAGTGAGAAGAGAGCACCTTATATCCACCACAGCTGTTGTAAGATCGCAGTAATAAATTGATGTTTCCCAACATGATACTTTTGTAGCTCCTATGAAATACTCGGCTTCTTTCACTGAAGGCATTGTCTAAACAAATGAACAATCAGCAAAGCACAAACTCTTAAATTTGGCTAAATGCTGATTCCAACACTAAATTTCCGAACCTTCCGATTTGTGCGTTAACTGTTagaaatgctgtttttaaaattctccATTTCTAATGAATACATCTGCACCCTTCCATCTATTGAAATGACAATCAttgcaaaaaaacaacaccCCACCACCTGAAAAGCTCTTAACCATGCGTAATGTAAGCTGGCATGTTGGCACAAAGACCATTTTGGCTGTTCAGGCCCCACTGCTACAGATGTCCACTCGTATCAAGCGTCTTCCAGGATTTAGGAAGAATCCTGCCAGTGTGAATGTGAGCAAAGCAATCCAGCTTTGACCACGCTAAACTTGGTGTAACATGTAAAATAGCATCTGAGAAAGTAACACTGTGCCTCAGTTACCAACTGCCTGTTACATTGAATAGTTAATATGTGAGAGCAAGTCATTGAGTTCATTTTCATACTGCATGATGCCATGTCTGCAAGTGCACAGCAGAGACTTCAAGTCAAACAAGGACAGTTAACGTCTGTATAGAACATCATCCAGCCGATCCTCTCCCAGCTGAGTTTACAGCCCAATAGCTTCCTGGGCATTGACACTGACCGCATTCTGGAATGTTCTCCCCCATCTGGGTGATGAAGTGAAGAGTGTCCTCGTGGATTCTCCAGAGCTTCCCATCTACAGTACCTGTGTACACATTTCCTGTGGGAATACCAACGAGTGACAAAGTGTGAATAAGGAGGCGCCACACGTGTAAAATAAGCAGCTGTTTCCATCCCTTTTCCAGATTTTGTTCCAGtgtattgaaaaaagaaaaataaaataccctGCAGCCCCTTCAGGACAACCAAATCCCAAACTGACTTAGTTTTGACACCTAGTGAGTAACtaggtggggggaaaaaaaaaaaaaatcactgtttgcTGACTGAATTTGGAATCCTCTTGAGCAAAGCAAGCTGGGAAGAAACGGGCCCAGGAAAGAGCTCACCTTCCTGGTCTGCTGTGAAGGATTCTGGCCCTTTGAGCTGCCCAACAAAGAGCCTCCTTCCCTGCTGGAGTCTGCTGTTGACAGCCAGTGGGCCCTCCAGAGCCGGCGGGGGTCCCTCAACTCTGCAAGAAGTCCAGTCGCAGCCCTGTGAACACACCCTTCTGACCCCGACTCTCATGCCAAATGCTCTCCACCGTGAGAAGCCGCACTCCTTGTGGCTGAGACCCAGCACATGTATGTTCATATCAgtattgaggggaaaaaaaataaatcatattacCTTAAGCATGTCATACACCACTGATGGTAAATGTGATAGGAAACCAGTTCATGCTGATGGGTAACTTGGAAGACACGCACAGTCCACTAGAGTGTGTACCCCGGTAAAGCAGCCACTCCCTGAACTGTACTCACATGAATGGCTCTGGATCAATAGGAGAGGGCAGGAGGTACACGCCTATGGCCGCAGCAACCACAACGATGGCCACAGCACTCTTTCTCATCCTGAGCAAAAGGGAGAGCATCTCAGAGTTGgtgagctgtgtaaatgtacacaGTGAGTGAATCCAGTACTCTGTCCACTCAGCTATATATAGTCATGAATCTTTCCATGACACCTTTCATATATTTGCATAGAAGAAATCCACCCATGGGTATTTCTTCTGGTACATCTTTTCCTCCCATTTTCATCAACCTCTTGTCCTCTGCAGGATCAtggtggtttggagcctatcctgaaagaatagggtatgaggcagggtgtACACTGGACATGGCAGTGACATCACATAGCaatcatacacacattcactcacacatccaAATACTGTGGGCAGCTTCAGGGTCATCAGATCTTTGGACAGgtggagaaaaccagagcacccaaaggaaacctacacaaaacacagggagaccatgcaaactccgtGTTCATGAACACAGTCAGAGGATTCCAAATAAGCCAACTGGTCCCCTtccaaaatatttccattttgcaACTTGCATATAAGAACTACCCTTCCATTTGACAGGTAAATTCATTCACGCATCATCAATAACCTTCatgtacacattcacacactgaacTTAAGAGCAAccaattcaccagaaacacatctTGGAATTATGAGAGGAAACTCATACGGGAATCGCAAAACAGTGCTTATAcgctaaatcttttttttttttttacaccacatTACGCGTCAAGCCCAATGACCATGACAGATGGTCCCTGCAGGGAATGACCCCTGGGTGCTCTAAAAGCTCACACCCCTCTAACCAACTAAACCTCATCTCATCGCTTGTCTGCATtttcaagtggtttttttttgttatgttagGTTAGGTAGTCACTCACTGCAGCTGCTGACGCTGGTGACATCAGAGTGGTTAAAGTCACCGCAgtagtgtgttttcatttaagcTCCTAACTGTGGCCAGACGGAATACGAATTAGGACAAAGTTTGTAGGCTTGAATTTCTGAAACTTCTGTCAAGCGGTCCAAACTGGGAATCCATTCTTACTTTACCATCTCTTACCTCCTCTGCAAATCCTGAGACATTGCAAGGGAAGGTGAAGGGGTGCAAGATAACcttgtttactctgtttcaCTGCCTTGTCACAGGGAAAAAATGGTTGATACAGTATCAAACTTTGGCCACTTGGGATGACTGGAGAACTACACTGCTCTTAGAtgttgggggatgggggtggggctcTGTCACATTACCACAGGTAAGTGCAAACCTTGGAAATACACAACTCTTTACACCAACGAGGTCTGGGCCTAATAACCAGCGAGGGGCTACATGTCTTCTGGCAGCCACAGAGCACCACACACTCTTCGCGGAGTGCTCCGCAGCAGCGTCAATTTGGTAACTCGTCCACAAAAATGTCGTTATGTAATAGGTCGGGTCCTCCAGCCAGCAGCTCACCCCCACACAGCTGTCGCTCTCCCCCTTGTGGTGCGTAGCTCCTGCTCATCATGAAGAAAGGCAAAcagttcctcctcttcctcctcctctacAACCAACAGGGTTGAGCAACACACCAAACGTGGAAGAAAAATGGGAACATTTTAATGCACATGCTGAGGACTCCTGCATCCATGCATGAGTAAGTGCGCAAAACTCCCGTGTGTCATGATTAGTGACCTGAAACtattcatttgtttgtcatCTGAagctttttatccaaagtggtTTACAGTGCTGGGCTCAACTGCTAGTGCAGCAGGGATGGGACTCGAAGCCACAACCTTCAGGTCACCAGGTTATGTTCTCAGACACTCCACTGCAGTCACTCCCCGAACCGCAGTAGATGATCTCACCTGCAAGATTACAGGACTTGACTTGTAAGAACGCTATGACTTTATAAGACTCACCACACTAACTGGTaggtaaacacacactcctcactGCCTCTTCTTACTGGTGGGACCCCGAACGGCTCGGTTCGCTCCCCCCGGTAGGCCTCCTTCCGCGCTCGTGAGCCGCTCCCTGTGACCGCGCGTGCGCAGATGGTCCCGGCGCTcaggtgtgggtgtgtgtgtgtgtgtccccgtcCTTCTTGTCCGGAGAGCGACAAACGCCCTTCACTCGGACCCCTCCGCCGGATTCGCTTCACGCGAACCCGCCTTCGTTCcagcattttctgtatttcacttCAGACCCAATCGCTGATGGCGCGTGACAGAACGCATTTTGGTGTCGTCTTTGTATCGTTcggttttatttaaaaaaaaaaagcgtgcGTTACATTTCAAGAAGTTCCAGCAGAGGGAAATTCAAGAATCATCCTGCCCTGTGGCCACACACAAGTGCGGGAAGACGACACACGCGgtgcagaaaaaatgtgaaatgtaatctTACCTCAGACGCAGTTTCCTTCCTCCAGCTGAAAGAACAACACTTTCGTTAACTTCACTTCAGCGGCGACGTCGAACAGCGCGCGGCTTTTACTCCAATACTAGACACCGACTACGGCCGCTTTTCCTCCACTTTTTCACTGAAACCTTTGCTTTCAGGGGCTCACCGGCGTACGGAGCATTTTCACTCCCCTccagggtgggtgtgtgtgtgtgtgtgtgtgcgcgcgcgcatgtgaTGACAGCCTGGCTCTCGGTCTCCACGGCGCGGCAGGGTGCGATTCTGTAATATGGAAGGAGGGGGGGGCTGTGTCGTCTCGCGCTTCCAAGGACGGGTTCACCCAAAGGTCAGGAACGTTTCGCGCTCTTCCACAGCGGAGCCCCTTGGTGCGGAtcctgcggtgtgtgtgtgcgcgcgcatgtgtcCTCCTCGCACACCTGCAGTGCCAGTCTCGAGTCTGTCCCGTAGGTCAATGCGACTCACGCGCTGAACGACGGACCGCGCGCGTGCTGCAACCTGCGCGAGCAACAACAGCGAACAGGACGATGCATTCAGCAttgtgcctttaaaaaaaaataaaaacacaacacgAAGGACACGAGAAACAGTTTAATCTCAGCTTTAATACAGGAACGTGGGCCTTTTTCACACAAAGCCACATTTGGTAATCTCCAAAGAAATAGCAGTGACGTAGAAAAATGAATGCGCATGAGCAAAAGAGAGAGCACTGAGGGTCTCTGCACCTCACTTTGCAATCAATCCCTCCTCTTTCAAACTGCTTCCTTTGTGCCCATCGCTCTCCCATCACCCGCAGCACCAGAGACAAGGTGCCACTGAGCGTGCCCGTCGCCTTCCGTGGGAGCGAGGCCTGGCCGTGGCGCAGCGTCCACATCCCCCCCGCAGACTCTTCAAGCAGTGCTTTTCCTCCACACATTATATCTGGAGAGGttttttttggcaaatcaaGGATCAGAAACATACtcaatctcccccccccccaatccgaGCAATACTGGCCCAATTGTTGCTGAACAGCCCTACAGAAAATGCATTAGTAAATGCAACGCATGCACCATATAATATGCACATTTCAGTTGCTACTTTCATTTCGGAACCATAGATACTACTTGCTGTACATTAGTGACACCGACGCCCTTTCACAGTGCAACTTTTGCTTGGCTAAACAAGAGATGGTTGCAATAACTCAATTTAGATATGAGTGACAGTGTACATTTACCATCCACATCAATTATAAgttacataaatatatgtaatataattatGTTGCTAGTCAAGATACAGGTAACTGAtaaaacaggaggaaaaaaaaaaaatccctgaatAGTGTCCAAACACAAGCTTTTTCTATATTAAGGCTATTTCTCTAAGGAAAGTTGCTCACAACTGCAGTGACGCTGCCCACCCTCCACAGCGGGGGCACCGTGCTTTGCCTACAACGTGCTGCTCTTTTAAACAAGCTGCACAGACCTCTTGCAGCAGGTTTTCAgtcatgatgtgtgtgtgtgtgtgtgtgtgtgtgtgtgtaattcgaCACACCTCCtgtaactggaaaaaataaaatctaggCAATCGTCTCTCATCATCTAAAACAGCATTAGCCACAATTCTAAAATAAAGCTGTTTATTGTGGTATTATAAAAGAGCCCAGCTTCTGAGTTTTAAGTAGGCATATAACTGCTTGCACCAGGCAAAACTTACAATTGCAAATTAATCTGCAATTTTATAAAGTCTTTGGTTACAGCCGTAGAAAGAAACTAAAGGGAAAACAGTACGTGCTCACAATCTGTCGTCAGCTATGCATATGTaagacaaaactgaaaatgcacttACAGCAGATATCCCAGCAGATGTCTCTGTAGCCATTTTACACATCCTCAGGACTGAACAATGTCCCGTTCGCACATTTTATATTGCATTGCAGTACCCATCAGAAAAATCATCATGCAGTACTATCAAACATATGAAACTTGGGGGAACGTGGCTACTTCACTGCACTCATGTTTTTTCATATCGTAAAATGGGTTTCATAACACGATTGTCAATTACCACGTTTTCTTCTGTTTCCGCAGTAAATAAAATGGTCCGAATTAATGGGGACCACCTAAGCTTTGTACAGGGTAAGATGAActgcaaaagtgcatttctcgCCATCAAGGCTACTGTTATTACTGAAAGTCTTCATTACGAGGTGTCAAGGCAGAATATACTGCCAACTGGTTCGTAGGATGCGTGTTGCTGGGGTGGGCGGCATACAGAAAATTATGGGGTTTTGTGCCCTCTCACTTATTGCTGCAATACTGAGAAAGCAACAGCTATCACATGGCACGCAGTTCACATGCAGGACGTCCATGTGTCCGCAGAGTGCAACGCACTGGTGTTCAGCTTCCATCAAAAGT contains these protein-coding regions:
- the LOC108920983 gene encoding adipocyte plasma membrane-associated protein isoform X2, giving the protein MQIYERMRKSAVAIVVVAAAIGVYLLPSPIDPEPFIVEGPPPALEGPLAVNSRLQQGRRLFVGQLKGPESFTADQEGNVYTGTVDGKLWRIHEDTLHFITQMGENIPECGSSQDFEPVCGRPHGLRLDRHGQLIVADSYLGLFQVNPWTGEKTLLLSSKEGADGIPFGFLNGLEISRNGTVFFTDSSSRWGRRHVRYEVIETNHLGRLLAYNPETGDVSTLLDSLYMPNGIAFSPDEDFVLVAETSIGRILRFWLKGPKAGTKEILMNNMPGYPDNIRVSDRGTFLVGITTIRFPGRLLPPFLDLIGPYPAFKRFMMKVVPVNWYSILLPKYGLVLELGPNGELLGSLHDPDGSLTWAVSDVFQHGSTGTATLPLPKGIIQELHGGV
- the LOC108920983 gene encoding adipocyte plasma membrane-associated protein isoform X3, producing the protein MRKSAVAIVVVAAAIGVYLLPSPIDPEPFIVEGPPPALEGPLAVNSRLQQGRRLFVGQLKGPESFTADQEGNVYTGTVDGKLWRIHEDTLHFITQMGENIPECGSSQDFEPVCGRPHGLRLDRHGQLIVADSYLGLFQVNPWTGEKTLLLSSKEGADGIPFGFLNGLEISRNGTVFFTDSSSRWGRRHVRYEVIETNHLGRLLAYNPETGDVSTLLDSLYMPNGIAFSPDEDFVLVAETSIGRILRFWLKGPKAGTKEILMNNMPGYPDNIRVSDRGTFLVGITTIRFPGRLLPPFLDLIGPYPAFKRFMMKVVPVNWYSILLPKYGLVLELGPNGELLGSLHDPDGSLTWAVSDVFQHGSTGTATLPLPKGIIQELHGGV
- the LOC108920983 gene encoding adipocyte plasma membrane-associated protein isoform X1; this encodes MLERRRVRVKRIRRRGPSEGRLSLSGQEGRGHTHTHPHLSAGTICARAVTGSGSRARKEAYRGERTEPFGVPPVRRGSEECVFTYQLVWMRKSAVAIVVVAAAIGVYLLPSPIDPEPFIVEGPPPALEGPLAVNSRLQQGRRLFVGQLKGPESFTADQEGNVYTGTVDGKLWRIHEDTLHFITQMGENIPECGSSQDFEPVCGRPHGLRLDRHGQLIVADSYLGLFQVNPWTGEKTLLLSSKEGADGIPFGFLNGLEISRNGTVFFTDSSSRWGRRHVRYEVIETNHLGRLLAYNPETGDVSTLLDSLYMPNGIAFSPDEDFVLVAETSIGRILRFWLKGPKAGTKEILMNNMPGYPDNIRVSDRGTFLVGITTIRFPGRLLPPFLDLIGPYPAFKRFMMKVVPVNWYSILLPKYGLVLELGPNGELLGSLHDPDGSLTWAVSDVFQHGSTGTATLPLPKGIIQELHGGV